In Ascaphus truei isolate aAscTru1 chromosome 5, aAscTru1.hap1, whole genome shotgun sequence, one genomic interval encodes:
- the LOC142494414 gene encoding uncharacterized protein LOC142494414 gives MPTSELHLPTIHVTGHEGVKNKTVTLAALVDFFMARDGRASKNRDQFQNTYHSLPRYLPSTSRKMSVSVRELVSKQAEYTAGLRRDQEEICCEEQAILLPLSTLSRNMFRCQDTTQIHHVHDKPKEEDEHSEKSFKSIRSVQSVRSDPESVARKKWTRSFGGTKHQYNKPSVNFPSETKRDGTVDLSVTGICCPKSWADPMGPQHKAPQKKKNEREHFASLRFAQPRLQTNSPVDT, from the exons ATGCCAACATCTGAACTTCATCTACCTACAATCCATGTTACTGGGCATGAGGGTGTCAAAAACAAAACAGTGACACTGGCAGCTCTTGTTGATTTCTTCATGGCAAGAGATGGCCGTGCGAGTAAGAATAGGGACCAGTTCCAAAACACCTACCACAGCCTCCCCAGATATCTTCCATCTACATCAAG gaaaatgtctgtgagtgtccGTGAATTAGTGAGCAAGCAGGCTGAATATACAGCGGGATTAAGACGAGATCAGGAGGAGATATGCTGTGAAGAACAAGCTATTCTTTTGCCGCTTTCTACATTATCAAGAAATATG TTTAGATGCCAGGACACTACTCAAATTCATCACGTTCATGACAAGCCCAAAGAGGAGGATGAGCACAGTGAGAAGAGTTTTAAGAGCATACGTAGTGTCCAAAGTGTAAGAAGTGACCCAGAATCAGtagccaggaagaaatggacCAGAAGCTTTGGAGGAACTAAGCACCAATACAATAAGCCATCAGTCAATTTCCCCTCTGAAACCAAAAG GGATGGCACAGTTGATCTGAGTGTAACTGGTATTTGTTGTCCAAAATCATGGGCTGACCCGATGGGACCTCAGCACAAAGCACCTCAGAAGAAGAAAAACGAGAGAGAACATTTTGCGTCTCTAAG GTTTGCCCAGCCAAGGCTTCAAACCAATTCACCGGTTGATACTTAG